A window of Phycobacter azelaicus contains these coding sequences:
- a CDS encoding biotin/lipoate--protein ligase family protein, with protein sequence MTETALALSFPPLMSGEAVTGLEDPFETACKRAVLGCDAGLVVYNLAPDTVRAALVFAPEVPLAQAMAMLPTCGVGFQNALGALAPPEVAVHLEWNGAIRTNGARCGTLRAAASTADPAEVPDWLVIGLELPLWPADGDGGDSPDQTALYAEGCADVEAPALIESWARHCLHWINRWEEEGAKHLHADWRELAHGIGEPVQEGGLSGTFLGIDEAFGMLLRDDETTHLIPLTELLETP encoded by the coding sequence ATGACCGAGACGGCCCTCGCACTCTCCTTTCCGCCGCTGATGTCGGGCGAGGCCGTAACCGGCCTTGAGGATCCGTTCGAGACCGCCTGCAAGCGGGCGGTCTTGGGCTGTGATGCGGGGCTCGTGGTCTACAACCTTGCCCCGGACACAGTGCGCGCCGCGCTGGTCTTTGCGCCAGAGGTGCCGCTGGCGCAGGCCATGGCCATGCTACCTACCTGCGGCGTGGGCTTTCAGAACGCCCTTGGCGCGCTGGCACCGCCCGAGGTCGCCGTGCATCTGGAATGGAACGGCGCGATCCGCACCAATGGCGCCCGCTGCGGCACCCTGCGCGCCGCAGCCAGCACGGCGGATCCCGCCGAGGTGCCGGACTGGCTGGTGATCGGGCTGGAATTGCCGCTCTGGCCCGCGGACGGGGATGGCGGCGACAGCCCCGATCAGACCGCGCTGTACGCCGAAGGCTGCGCCGATGTAGAGGCCCCTGCCCTGATTGAGAGCTGGGCGCGCCACTGCCTGCATTGGATCAACCGCTGGGAAGAAGAAGGCGCCAAGCATCTACATGCGGACTGGCGCGAGCTGGCCCATGGAATTGGCGAGCCGGTACAAGAGGGCGGTCTCAGCGGCACCTTCCTCGGCATCGATGAAGCCTTCGGCATGCTTTTGCGCGACGA
- the apbC gene encoding iron-sulfur cluster carrier protein ApbC, protein MSLTRETVLEALKTITDPVSGSDIVAAGIVRALNIEGGEVRFVLEIDPARAKTYEPIRDEAEAKVTALPGVEKISALLTAHSDKAPPDLKPKKPAQPQGPQKIPGVDRILAVASGKGGVGKSTVSANLACALAAEGRRVGLLDADVYGPSQPRMLGVSGRPASPDGKTILPMRNHGVTMMSIGLMTNEDQAVVWRGPMLMGALQQMMMQVQWGALDVLIVDLPPGTGDVQMTLAQKAHVDGAIVVSTPQDVALIDARKGIDMFKQLHVPIVGLIENMSTHICSNCGHEEHIFGHGGVAAEAKKLNVPLLSEIPLHLDVRLAADGGAPVVVSKPDSPQAKAFQDVAKGLIERGAA, encoded by the coding sequence GTGTCCCTCACCCGTGAAACTGTCCTCGAGGCACTGAAGACCATCACCGACCCCGTCAGCGGCAGCGATATCGTCGCCGCGGGAATTGTACGCGCGCTCAATATCGAAGGGGGAGAGGTCCGCTTTGTGCTGGAGATCGACCCGGCCCGTGCCAAGACCTATGAACCCATCCGCGATGAGGCAGAGGCCAAGGTCACGGCCCTGCCCGGGGTCGAAAAGATTTCGGCCCTTTTGACCGCCCATTCGGACAAGGCGCCGCCGGATCTGAAGCCCAAGAAACCCGCGCAGCCCCAGGGCCCGCAGAAGATCCCCGGTGTGGACCGCATCCTTGCTGTTGCCTCGGGCAAGGGCGGCGTGGGCAAATCCACCGTTTCGGCCAACCTCGCCTGCGCGCTGGCCGCCGAAGGGCGCCGGGTGGGTCTGCTGGATGCGGACGTCTATGGCCCCTCGCAGCCGAGGATGCTTGGCGTCTCGGGCCGCCCCGCCAGCCCCGATGGCAAGACTATCCTGCCCATGCGCAACCACGGCGTGACCATGATGTCCATCGGCCTCATGACCAACGAAGATCAGGCTGTGGTGTGGCGCGGCCCGATGCTGATGGGCGCGCTGCAGCAGATGATGATGCAGGTGCAATGGGGCGCTCTGGACGTTCTGATCGTGGACCTGCCGCCCGGCACCGGTGATGTGCAGATGACCCTTGCGCAAAAGGCCCATGTGGACGGCGCCATCGTCGTCTCCACCCCGCAGGACGTTGCCCTGATCGATGCACGCAAGGGTATCGACATGTTCAAGCAGCTGCATGTGCCGATCGTCGGGCTGATCGAGAACATGTCTACCCACATCTGCTCCAACTGCGGCCACGAGGAACACATCTTTGGCCACGGAGGCGTCGCGGCGGAGGCGAAAAAGCTGAACGTACCGCTGCTTTCGGAAATCCCGCTGCATCTGGACGTGCGCCTGGCCGCCGATGGCGGTGCACCAGTGGTGGTCAGCAAGCCCGACAGCCCGCAAGCAAAGGCCTTTCAGGATGTCGCCAAGGGCCTGATTGAGCGGGGCGCCGCATGA
- a CDS encoding 4Fe-4S binding protein, whose translation MSKQLILCDCSGSQKIDSEGLSRTTGLTCSKVHSALCTRQTDSAAAAIATGEAVICCTQEQRLFEEIAGEIEAPVPAFLDLRDRAGWTADKGDLLPKMSALVAEAAVDRSAAKTVDVISEGLCLIVGAAEVALPAADRLQNTLGVTVLLTDEGEAPVTRSYDVVRGRLRQAKGALGQFQVTIDALQQLDVTGREWNWSDARDGGRSECDIILDLTGGTPLFPAHEKREGYLRADPKGVQAVADAVLEASQLIGTFEKPLYVRTEPLLCAHSRAGKTGCTNCLDVCPTGAIISNGDHVSIDPMVCAGCGACASLCPSGSITYDAPPTETLMRRIQTLAKAYIEAGGEAPRLLVVNAHGAEMIRLAARFGRGLPADVLPLEVEALNTFGHAEILAALAAGFAQVSVVLSPKADRDVQERELALACAIAGDKAELLDLADPDALSDALYDAEVSAAIAEPMRPMGTRRQITRQAARALAPEAEVLPLPEDAPYGAVLVDTDSCTLCLSCVSLCPSGALGDNSDLPQLRFQEDACLQCGLCANVCPEQAISYEPRLNLQPEALSQVVLHEEEPFACVECGSLFGVKSTIERITEKLAGKHSMFGTSDAARMIQMCDDCRVNAQFHQENNPFAGADRPAVRTTADYLSKRRDH comes from the coding sequence ATGTCTAAGCAGTTGATTTTGTGTGACTGTTCTGGATCGCAAAAGATCGATTCCGAGGGGCTGTCGCGCACCACCGGATTGACCTGTTCCAAGGTGCACTCTGCCCTCTGCACCCGACAGACAGACAGCGCAGCTGCCGCGATCGCAACCGGCGAAGCAGTAATTTGCTGCACCCAGGAACAGCGCCTATTTGAGGAGATCGCCGGTGAGATCGAGGCCCCTGTACCCGCCTTCCTGGACCTTCGGGATCGGGCCGGCTGGACAGCAGACAAGGGCGATCTGCTACCCAAAATGTCCGCATTGGTGGCCGAGGCCGCAGTAGACCGTTCGGCGGCCAAGACCGTTGATGTGATCTCCGAAGGTCTGTGCCTCATCGTCGGCGCGGCTGAAGTTGCCCTTCCAGCCGCCGATCGCTTGCAGAATACGCTCGGGGTCACGGTCCTTCTGACCGATGAAGGCGAGGCCCCGGTGACCCGCTCTTATGATGTGGTGCGCGGGCGCCTGCGTCAGGCCAAGGGCGCGCTCGGTCAATTTCAGGTCACCATCGATGCGCTGCAACAGCTCGACGTTACCGGCCGTGAATGGAACTGGAGCGACGCACGTGACGGCGGGCGCTCTGAGTGCGACATCATTCTGGACCTGACAGGCGGCACGCCCCTGTTTCCCGCCCACGAAAAGCGCGAAGGATACCTGCGCGCCGATCCAAAGGGCGTGCAGGCCGTTGCCGATGCGGTGCTCGAAGCGAGTCAACTGATCGGCACCTTCGAAAAGCCGCTCTACGTGCGCACGGAACCGCTGCTCTGCGCCCACTCCCGCGCTGGCAAGACCGGTTGCACCAACTGCCTAGATGTTTGCCCCACAGGCGCCATAATATCGAATGGTGATCACGTCAGCATAGATCCGATGGTCTGCGCCGGATGCGGCGCCTGTGCCTCGCTCTGCCCGTCCGGGTCGATCACCTATGATGCACCGCCCACCGAAACCCTCATGCGCCGTATCCAAACCCTCGCCAAAGCCTACATCGAGGCGGGTGGAGAGGCCCCGCGCCTGCTTGTGGTCAATGCCCACGGCGCCGAGATGATCCGCTTGGCCGCACGCTTTGGCCGGGGCCTGCCCGCCGATGTGCTGCCGCTGGAGGTCGAGGCACTGAATACATTCGGCCATGCCGAAATCCTCGCCGCCCTGGCGGCCGGTTTCGCCCAGGTCTCTGTCGTGCTGTCGCCAAAGGCAGACCGCGACGTGCAAGAGCGGGAGCTTGCGCTGGCCTGCGCCATCGCGGGAGACAAGGCCGAGCTCCTTGATCTCGCGGACCCGGATGCGCTGAGCGATGCGCTTTATGATGCAGAGGTCTCGGCAGCGATTGCAGAGCCGATGCGCCCGATGGGCACCCGCCGCCAGATCACCCGTCAGGCCGCTCGCGCACTGGCACCGGAGGCAGAGGTTCTCCCCCTGCCAGAGGATGCCCCCTATGGCGCGGTGCTGGTTGATACAGACAGCTGCACCCTCTGCCTGTCCTGCGTGTCCCTATGCCCATCCGGCGCGCTTGGCGATAATTCGGACCTGCCGCAGCTGCGCTTTCAGGAAGACGCCTGCCTGCAATGCGGCCTTTGCGCCAATGTCTGCCCCGAGCAGGCCATCTCTTACGAGCCGCGCCTGAACCTGCAGCCCGAAGCCCTGTCCCAGGTGGTGCTACACGAGGAAGAGCCCTTTGCTTGCGTCGAATGCGGCAGCCTGTTCGGAGTGAAGTCCACCATCGAACGGATCACCGAGAAGCTGGCCGGCAAGCATTCGATGTTCGGCACGTCAGATGCGGCGCGGATGATCCAGATGTGCGACGATTGCCGTGTGAATGCGCAGTTCCATCAGGAAAACAACCCGTTTGCGGGCGCAGATCGCCCGGCTGTGCGCACCACTGCCGACTACCTCAGCAAGCGCCGCGATCACTGA
- a CDS encoding DUF3305 domain-containing protein: protein MPLGIVIRRTPGVTRWARWSWKVSAVLPAAGPADWQLLREEEGASEFHAATLPLELHRAEAEAYMQGLTAEPPCVYVIMRDSDDADRPLEVTLVTASPFEAQDYADNGEDLVERVPMPSGLVAWVREFTLAHFKEEEFKKRRRDKRTVGEAEDGIGDPRIAQMTDVYRSPALVKKGRLQ from the coding sequence ATGCCGCTGGGCATCGTCATTCGCCGAACCCCCGGGGTGACCCGTTGGGCAAGGTGGTCGTGGAAGGTTTCTGCCGTTTTGCCAGCCGCAGGCCCTGCGGACTGGCAGCTCCTGCGCGAGGAGGAGGGCGCCAGCGAGTTCCACGCCGCGACATTGCCACTTGAGCTGCACCGCGCCGAGGCCGAAGCCTACATGCAGGGCCTGACCGCCGAGCCGCCCTGCGTCTACGTGATCATGCGCGACAGCGATGACGCAGATCGCCCGCTTGAGGTGACGCTGGTGACGGCCTCTCCGTTCGAGGCGCAGGACTACGCCGACAACGGTGAGGATCTGGTTGAGCGGGTGCCGATGCCCTCGGGACTTGTGGCATGGGTCCGGGAGTTCACGCTTGCCCATTTCAAGGAAGAGGAATTCAAGAAACGCCGCCGCGACAAGCGCACCGTGGGTGAGGCAGAGGACGGGATTGGCGATCCGCGGATCGCGCAGATGACCGACGTCTATCGCTCGCCCGCTCTGGTCAAGAAGGGGCGCCTGCAATGA
- a CDS encoding DUF3306 domain-containing protein, whose product MTRDFWARRKAAVQAEAEAERRAEAAAEAAEREQALEEKTDEEILAELELPDPDTLEEGDDFKVFLRDVVPARIRTRALRRLWRLNPVLANVDGLVDYGEDFTDSAMVVEGMQTAYQVGKGMTKHVEELARQAAEKEKAQQVADAPEDTEADIALAPEDVQTAEPGSDQPGTQAEAAATPAADQSASAEHLTTLGGDRATEAGDTDPVDILPRRMRFSFDQDRPEARETA is encoded by the coding sequence ATGACCCGTGATTTCTGGGCCCGCCGAAAGGCTGCAGTTCAGGCTGAGGCAGAGGCGGAAAGACGCGCCGAAGCCGCCGCAGAAGCGGCCGAGCGTGAACAGGCGCTTGAGGAAAAGACCGACGAAGAGATCCTGGCCGAGCTGGAGCTGCCCGATCCCGACACGCTGGAAGAGGGCGATGATTTCAAGGTGTTCCTGCGCGATGTGGTCCCGGCGCGTATTCGCACCCGCGCCCTGCGCCGCCTCTGGCGGCTCAACCCCGTTCTGGCGAACGTGGATGGTCTGGTGGATTACGGAGAGGATTTCACTGACAGCGCCATGGTCGTCGAAGGCATGCAGACCGCGTATCAGGTCGGTAAGGGCATGACCAAACATGTCGAGGAACTGGCCCGGCAGGCTGCTGAAAAGGAGAAGGCCCAGCAGGTGGCCGATGCGCCGGAAGACACGGAGGCAGACATCGCGCTTGCCCCGGAGGATGTGCAAACGGCTGAACCTGGTTCGGATCAACCGGGTACTCAGGCCGAAGCCGCAGCGACCCCCGCAGCAGATCAATCTGCCAGCGCTGAACACCTTACAACCCTAGGGGGTGACAGGGCAACCGAAGCCGGTGATACTGACCCTGTGGACATCCTGCCGCGCCGGATGCGGTTTTCCTTTGATCAGGATCGCCCAGAGGCGCGGGAGACGGCATGA
- a CDS encoding TorD/DmsD family molecular chaperone: MTATADTSAPLVSEEDRLRADLYNFLGLILAAPPDEFLLAQTAGLEGDDTDLGVAINALAKIAKLSKPAAVEREFNKLFIGLGRGELLPYASYYLTGFLNEKPLAQLRRDMAARGMTRAANVYEPEDNIASLMEMMGALIAGRFGAPASLADQKTFFNTHIGPWAGHFFSDLEKAKNSVLYASVGAVGRVFMEIEAEAFRMSAEQSA; the protein is encoded by the coding sequence ATGACAGCCACCGCTGACACCTCAGCGCCGCTGGTAAGCGAAGAGGATCGCCTGCGCGCGGATCTCTATAATTTTCTGGGGCTGATCCTGGCCGCGCCGCCGGATGAGTTTCTGCTCGCGCAGACCGCAGGCCTTGAAGGGGATGACACCGATCTGGGCGTGGCGATCAATGCGCTGGCCAAGATCGCAAAGCTTTCCAAGCCTGCTGCCGTAGAGCGGGAGTTCAACAAGCTGTTCATCGGACTGGGGCGGGGTGAGCTGTTGCCCTATGCCAGCTACTATCTGACCGGTTTCCTGAATGAAAAGCCGCTGGCGCAGCTGCGCCGGGACATGGCAGCGCGCGGCATGACGCGCGCGGCGAATGTCTATGAACCCGAGGACAACATCGCGTCCCTGATGGAGATGATGGGGGCACTGATCGCGGGTCGCTTTGGCGCGCCTGCCAGCCTTGCGGACCAGAAGACATTCTTCAACACCCATATCGGCCCCTGGGCCGGTCACTTCTTTTCGGATCTCGAGAAGGCCAAGAACTCGGTTCTTTATGCCTCGGTCGGCGCTGTCGGCCGGGTATTCATGGAGATTGAGGCCGAGGCCTTCCGGATGAGCGCGGAGCAATCCGCATAA
- a CDS encoding twin-arginine translocation pathway signal protein, with amino-acid sequence MTKKAEAASSRRDFLKIAATTAPLAAVAVATTGGAVKAAEPDLAKETMQDTAHTRAYYESVRF; translated from the coding sequence ATGACCAAGAAAGCAGAGGCAGCATCCAGCCGCCGCGACTTTCTGAAGATCGCCGCAACCACGGCGCCGCTCGCGGCAGTGGCTGTTGCGACGACAGGGGGCGCGGTAAAGGCCGCTGAACCTGATCTTGCAAAGGAGACGATGCAGGATACCGCGCACACCCGCGCCTACTACGAAAGCGTCCGGTTCTAA
- a CDS encoding formate dehydrogenase subunit alpha → MLRKKTNGVARRPQRTSILSKVGETSVDRRAFLRGSGLAIGGLAAISATGGSVTQANAATAAAGAVETVKSVCTHCSVGCTVVAEVQNGVWVGQEPGWDSPFNLGAHCAKGASVREHAHGERRLKYPMKKEGGEWKRISWDQAINEIGDGMMQIREESGPDSVYWLGSAKHNNEQAYLFRKFAAYWGTNNVDHQARICHSTTVAGVANTWGYGAMTNSYNDIHKSKAIFIIGGNPAEAHPVSLLHVLKAKEQNNAPLIVCDPRFTRTAAHADEYVRFRPGTDVALVWGILWHIFENGWEDKEFIRTRVWGMDQIKAEVAKWNPEEVERVTGTPGEQLRRVARTMANNRPGTVIWCMGGTQHTNGNNNTRAYCVLQLALGNMGTSGGGTNIFRGHDNVQGATDLGVLSHTLPGYYGLSKGAWGHWARVWGEDPEWLAGQFDTLKGADGKDKSLQNLTGIPVSRWIDGILEDADNMDQPNNVRAMVLWGHAPNSQTRMTEMKTAMEKLDMLVVVDPYPTVSAVLHDRTDGVYLLPACTQFETRGSVTASNRSIQWRDKVVDPLFESLPDHVIIAKFANKFGWADRLFRNIEMEDAETPNIESVTREFNRGMWTVGYTGQSPERIKKHMANQHTFDRTTLKAIGGPADGDYYGMPWPCWGTPEMNHPGTPNLYDMSKPVSEGGLTFRARFGVERDGDNLLAEGVYSAGSEIQDGYPEFTMQMLMDLGWDGDLTDEERAAIDAVAGPKTNWKTDLSGGIQRVAIKHECAPFGNAKARAVVWTFPDPVPLHREPLYTNRRDLVADYPTYEDRKFYRLPTMYASIQKKDVSQEYPIILTSGRLVEYEGGGDETRSNPWLAELQQDMFVEINPRDANNLGVRDGEQCWVEGPEGGKVKVMAMVTERVGEGVAFMPFHFGGHFQGEDQRHKYPDGADPYVLGESTNTAQTYGYDSVTQMQETKATLCKIMPA, encoded by the coding sequence ATGCTTAGGAAAAAGACCAACGGGGTTGCGAGACGCCCCCAGCGGACCAGTATCCTGTCCAAAGTCGGCGAAACATCCGTCGACCGCCGCGCGTTTCTGCGTGGCTCTGGCCTGGCCATTGGCGGCCTGGCTGCCATCAGCGCCACCGGCGGGTCGGTGACCCAGGCCAATGCGGCCACCGCGGCAGCGGGCGCTGTTGAAACCGTAAAATCCGTCTGCACCCACTGCTCGGTCGGTTGTACCGTCGTGGCAGAGGTCCAGAACGGCGTCTGGGTCGGGCAGGAACCCGGCTGGGACAGCCCGTTCAACCTCGGCGCCCATTGCGCCAAGGGTGCATCCGTGCGTGAGCACGCCCATGGTGAGCGCCGCCTCAAGTACCCGATGAAAAAAGAGGGTGGCGAGTGGAAGCGCATCTCCTGGGATCAGGCGATCAACGAGATCGGCGACGGGATGATGCAGATCCGCGAAGAGAGCGGACCTGACAGCGTCTACTGGCTCGGCTCGGCCAAGCACAACAACGAACAGGCCTACCTGTTCCGCAAGTTCGCCGCCTATTGGGGCACGAACAACGTGGACCACCAGGCACGGATCTGTCACTCCACCACCGTTGCAGGTGTTGCGAACACATGGGGCTACGGCGCCATGACCAACAGCTACAACGATATCCACAAGTCCAAGGCGATCTTTATCATCGGTGGCAACCCGGCCGAGGCGCACCCCGTCTCGCTGTTGCACGTCCTGAAGGCCAAGGAGCAGAACAACGCGCCGCTGATTGTCTGCGATCCGCGTTTCACCCGCACCGCGGCTCATGCCGACGAATATGTGCGCTTCCGTCCGGGCACCGACGTTGCACTGGTATGGGGTATCCTGTGGCACATCTTTGAAAACGGTTGGGAAGACAAAGAGTTCATCCGCACCCGTGTCTGGGGCATGGACCAGATCAAGGCCGAAGTGGCCAAGTGGAACCCCGAAGAGGTTGAGCGCGTCACCGGAACCCCCGGCGAGCAGCTGCGCCGTGTGGCTCGCACCATGGCCAACAACCGTCCCGGCACCGTGATCTGGTGCATGGGCGGCACCCAGCACACCAACGGCAACAACAACACCCGTGCATACTGTGTGCTGCAGCTGGCGCTGGGCAACATGGGCACCTCGGGTGGTGGTACGAACATCTTCCGCGGCCACGACAACGTGCAGGGTGCAACCGACCTTGGCGTTCTGTCGCACACGCTGCCCGGCTACTATGGCCTGTCCAAGGGCGCATGGGGTCACTGGGCGCGCGTTTGGGGCGAAGATCCGGAATGGCTTGCTGGACAGTTCGACACGCTGAAAGGTGCTGACGGCAAGGACAAGAGCCTGCAGAACCTGACGGGTATCCCGGTCAGCCGCTGGATCGACGGTATCTTGGAAGATGCGGACAACATGGACCAGCCGAACAATGTTCGCGCCATGGTTCTGTGGGGCCACGCGCCCAACTCGCAGACCCGGATGACGGAAATGAAGACGGCGATGGAGAAGCTGGACATGCTGGTCGTGGTCGACCCGTATCCCACCGTTTCCGCCGTGCTGCATGACCGCACCGATGGTGTCTACCTGCTGCCGGCCTGTACCCAGTTCGAAACCCGTGGCTCTGTCACCGCGTCGAACCGCTCGATCCAGTGGCGCGACAAGGTGGTTGATCCGCTGTTCGAAAGCCTGCCCGATCACGTGATCATCGCAAAGTTCGCGAACAAGTTCGGCTGGGCCGATCGCCTCTTCCGGAATATCGAGATGGAAGATGCCGAAACGCCCAACATCGAAAGCGTGACCCGCGAGTTCAACCGCGGCATGTGGACGGTCGGCTACACCGGTCAAAGCCCGGAGCGGATCAAAAAGCACATGGCCAACCAGCACACCTTTGACCGTACCACGCTCAAGGCGATTGGTGGTCCTGCCGATGGGGATTACTACGGTATGCCCTGGCCGTGCTGGGGTACGCCCGAGATGAACCATCCGGGTACGCCGAACCTTTACGACATGTCCAAGCCGGTCTCCGAGGGTGGTCTCACCTTCCGTGCCCGTTTCGGCGTGGAGCGGGACGGCGACAACCTTCTGGCAGAGGGCGTCTATTCTGCGGGGTCCGAAATTCAGGATGGCTATCCTGAGTTCACCATGCAGATGCTGATGGACCTGGGCTGGGATGGTGACCTGACCGACGAAGAGCGTGCCGCAATCGACGCGGTGGCCGGTCCCAAGACCAACTGGAAAACCGACCTGTCAGGCGGCATCCAGCGGGTTGCGATCAAGCACGAATGTGCGCCCTTCGGCAACGCCAAAGCGCGTGCGGTCGTGTGGACCTTCCCGGATCCGGTGCCGCTGCACCGCGAGCCGCTCTATACCAATCGCCGGGATCTGGTTGCGGACTATCCGACCTACGAAGATCGCAAGTTCTATCGTCTGCCGACGATGTATGCTTCGATCCAGAAGAAGGATGTCTCGCAGGAGTACCCGATCATCCTCACCTCCGGCCGTCTGGTCGAATACGAGGGTGGCGGCGACGAGACCCGTTCGAACCCGTGGCTGGCTGAACTGCAGCAGGACATGTTCGTCGAAATCAACCCGCGCGATGCCAACAACCTTGGTGTTCGGGACGGCGAGCAGTGCTGGGTCGAAGGCCCGGAGGGCGGCAAGGTCAAGGTCATGGCTATGGTCACCGAACGGGTCGGCGAAGGCGTTGCCTTCATGCCGTTCCACTTTGGCGGTCACTTCCAGGGCGAAGACCAGCGACACAAATACCCCGATGGTGCTGATCCATATGTGCTGGGCGAAAGCACCAACACGGCACAGACCTACGGGTATGACAGTGTGACCCAAATGCAGGAGACCAAAGCGACTCTCTGCAAAATCATGCCAGCGTAA
- the fdh3B gene encoding formate dehydrogenase FDH3 subunit beta — protein MAARAKFLCDAERCIECNACVTACKNEHEVPWGINRRRVVTINDGKPGERSISVACMHCSDAPCMAVCPVDCFYQNEEGVVLHSKDLCIGCGYCFYACPFGAPQFPQAGNFGSRGKMDKCTFCAGGPEETHSNAEFSKYGRNRIAEGKLPICAEMCSTKALLAGDGDVVSAVYRERVVARGFGSGAWGWGTAYEQKGG, from the coding sequence ATGGCAGCAAGAGCAAAGTTTCTCTGCGACGCCGAGCGCTGTATTGAATGCAACGCCTGCGTAACCGCCTGTAAGAACGAGCATGAGGTGCCCTGGGGCATCAACCGTCGCCGTGTTGTCACTATCAACGATGGTAAGCCCGGCGAGCGGTCGATCTCGGTCGCCTGTATGCACTGTTCGGACGCGCCCTGTATGGCCGTTTGTCCGGTTGACTGCTTCTACCAGAACGAGGAAGGGGTGGTTCTGCACTCCAAGGACCTCTGCATTGGTTGTGGCTACTGCTTCTATGCGTGCCCGTTCGGCGCGCCGCAGTTCCCGCAGGCAGGCAACTTTGGCAGCCGCGGCAAGATGGACAAATGCACCTTCTGCGCCGGTGGCCCGGAGGAGACCCACTCCAACGCGGAGTTCTCCAAGTACGGCCGTAACCGGATCGCCGAGGGCAAACTGCCCATCTGCGCCGAAATGTGCTCGACCAAGGCGCTTCTGGCCGGGGACGGCGACGTCGTGTCGGCGGTCTACCGTGAACGCGTCGTGGCGCGGGGCTTCGGCTCCGGCGCATGGGGCTGGGGCACCGCCTACGAGCAAAAGGGCGGTTAA
- a CDS encoding formate dehydrogenase subunit gamma has protein sequence MLRMVFAFALHLALVVGAVQAQDTAAPAEVDRSATGGAQTLEDILARQRGEKLDDSFRRNATGNPDGAAGLTEQLGTLGGTSDAEVWRQIRYGSAEITVSSGGEVASVLVQDGGMPWLSFREGPMRQYGGWLLLGTLGALLVFYILRGRIPVDGEMTGRTVTRFKFIERMAHWTLAGSFIILGITGLLTLFGRAFIAPYLGKEVNSFLLIYGKWLHNSVAWAFMVALVLVFVMWVVHNIPNRTDLVWIRQFGGIIGNKHPPAKKFNAGQKVIFWSVILFGASISVSGLSLLFPYEMPLFAKTFTILNDIGLPQWIGLGTLPEQLSPQEEMQFAQAWHSIVAFVLMAIIIAHIYIGSVGMEGAYDAMGSGEVDEAWAHQHHSIWLEELQEKEKANSAASAKGATPAE, from the coding sequence ATGCTGCGCATGGTTTTCGCATTTGCTCTGCATCTGGCGCTGGTGGTCGGCGCGGTGCAGGCACAGGACACGGCAGCGCCGGCCGAAGTGGACCGCAGTGCCACTGGCGGCGCGCAGACGCTTGAGGATATCCTTGCCCGTCAGAGAGGCGAGAAACTGGACGACTCCTTCCGCAGGAACGCCACGGGCAACCCCGACGGCGCCGCTGGCCTGACAGAACAGCTTGGCACCCTGGGCGGTACGTCGGATGCAGAGGTCTGGCGCCAGATCCGGTATGGATCGGCTGAGATCACCGTATCATCCGGCGGCGAAGTGGCCAGCGTTCTGGTTCAGGACGGCGGCATGCCCTGGTTGAGCTTCCGGGAGGGCCCGATGCGGCAGTATGGCGGTTGGCTCCTTTTGGGCACTCTGGGCGCACTCTTGGTGTTCTACATCCTGCGCGGCCGTATCCCTGTGGATGGTGAGATGACCGGACGCACGGTGACCCGGTTCAAATTCATCGAACGCATGGCACACTGGACCCTGGCAGGATCCTTTATCATTCTTGGCATCACCGGTCTTCTGACCCTCTTTGGCCGCGCTTTTATCGCTCCCTACCTTGGCAAGGAGGTGAATTCCTTCCTGCTGATTTATGGTAAATGGCTCCACAACTCGGTCGCCTGGGCCTTCATGGTGGCGTTGGTCCTCGTCTTTGTGATGTGGGTCGTTCACAATATCCCGAACCGCACCGATCTTGTTTGGATTCGTCAGTTCGGTGGCATCATTGGCAACAAGCACCCGCCTGCCAAGAAATTCAACGCCGGGCAAAAGGTGATCTTCTGGTCGGTGATCCTGTTTGGAGCCTCCATCTCGGTCTCTGGCCTGTCTCTGCTGTTCCCCTATGAGATGCCGCTCTTTGCCAAGACATTCACTATCCTGAACGACATCGGCCTTCCGCAGTGGATCGGCCTTGGCACGTTGCCTGAGCAACTGTCTCCGCAGGAAGAGATGCAGTTCGCGCAGGCCTGGCATTCGATCGTGGCCTTCGTTCTGATGGCGATCATCATTGCGCATATCTACATCGGCTCGGTTGGTATGGAAGGCGCTTATGATGCCATGGGGTCGGGCGAAGTAGACGAGGCCTGGGCCCATCAGCACCACTCCATCTGGCTGGAGGAGCTGCAGGAAAAAGAAAAGGCCAACTCCGCAGCAAGCGCCAAGGGCGCGACGCCAGCGGAATAG